One Vallitalea pronyensis genomic region harbors:
- a CDS encoding ABC transporter ATP-binding protein: protein MKQEQIKDILTIENLKVQFDTEDGCIKAVDGINLSLKKGKTLGLVGESGCGKSLTSKTIIGIQPKNSETFGKINYYGYDDQEPLDLLSLAKNGSEIRKVRGGHISMIFQEPMTAFSPLYTIGNQIVENVLLHRTKDKKEAKKIAINMMEKVGIANPEKRYNQYPMEFSGGMRQRAMIAMALSCNPDILIADEPTTALDVTIQAQVLQMMKALQEDLGMAILFITHDLGVVAEMCDEVAVMYLGKIVETGDAMSIFHHPKHPYTKGLLRSIPKLGDRSHHVLESIEGTVPIPIDLPNRCGFYERCEHKIDGVCDCKPVELYEVNAHQAVRCFLYDQEVIKEDKNV from the coding sequence ATGAAACAAGAGCAAATAAAGGATATTCTAACAATAGAAAACCTCAAAGTACAATTTGATACGGAAGATGGATGCATTAAGGCTGTTGATGGGATTAATCTTTCCCTTAAAAAAGGTAAAACCCTAGGTCTAGTGGGTGAGTCAGGTTGTGGTAAGAGCTTAACCAGTAAGACAATTATTGGTATTCAACCCAAAAATAGTGAAACCTTTGGGAAAATTAACTATTATGGCTATGATGACCAGGAGCCCCTAGACTTATTAAGTCTTGCCAAGAATGGTTCTGAGATTCGAAAAGTACGAGGTGGCCATATCTCCATGATATTCCAAGAACCCATGACAGCCTTTTCACCACTATATACCATCGGCAATCAGATTGTTGAAAATGTGTTGTTACACCGAACAAAAGATAAAAAAGAGGCTAAAAAAATTGCCATCAACATGATGGAAAAAGTAGGAATCGCCAACCCTGAAAAAAGATATAACCAGTACCCTATGGAATTCTCTGGAGGTATGCGTCAAAGAGCCATGATCGCTATGGCATTATCCTGTAACCCGGATATCCTCATAGCAGATGAACCAACAACAGCATTGGATGTTACCATACAAGCGCAAGTACTTCAAATGATGAAAGCCCTCCAAGAAGATTTAGGCATGGCCATACTTTTTATCACCCATGATTTAGGTGTCGTTGCTGAAATGTGCGATGAAGTCGCTGTCATGTATTTAGGTAAAATAGTAGAAACTGGTGATGCCATGAGCATCTTTCATCATCCCAAACACCCTTATACGAAAGGGCTGCTGCGTTCTATCCCAAAACTTGGTGATCGAAGCCACCATGTCTTAGAATCCATTGAAGGCACAGTTCCCATTCCCATTGATTTACCTAACCGCTGTGGTTTTTATGAACGATGTGAACACAAAATTGATGGTGTATGTGATTGCAAGCCTGTTGAACTATATGAAGTGAATGCCCATCAGGCTGTAAGGTGTTTTCTATATGACCAAGAAGTAATAAAGGAGGATAAAAATGTCTGA
- a CDS encoding ABC transporter permease, translating to MKKQMKLFNRRHKQSNKADEEKYYFASQWSLMGRKLKRHKLARISMFILGFLYIQMLLGQFIAPYGLESYDSRFMNAPPTKIHFIDKKGKFHIRPFVYAYDSVRDKETLRKKYTENTDETYPIKLFVKGEPYTLLGLFKTDIHLYGVDDPARIFLFGTDGLGRDIFSRIVLGSQISLTIPLAGVAISFILGVAIGSISGYFGGFVDTIIQRIIEVIRSFPTLPLWMALSAAIPPRIPVVKMFLLITIILSFIQWTGLARVVRSKFMSLKTEDYILAAKVSGVSDFKIIVTHMIPGFLSYLVVNMTLAIPGMIIGETSMSFLGLGIRPPATSWGVLLQEAQQVQNIALYPWKLIPLLFVVLTVLAFNFFGDGLRDAADPYK from the coding sequence ATGAAAAAACAAATGAAATTATTTAATCGAAGACATAAACAATCGAATAAAGCAGATGAAGAGAAGTATTACTTTGCATCCCAGTGGTCATTAATGGGGAGGAAGTTAAAACGGCATAAACTGGCAAGAATAAGCATGTTTATTCTTGGTTTTCTGTACATACAAATGCTGTTGGGTCAATTCATTGCCCCTTATGGTTTAGAAAGCTATGATAGTCGATTCATGAATGCGCCCCCTACGAAGATACATTTTATCGATAAGAAAGGCAAGTTTCATATTCGGCCCTTTGTGTATGCCTATGATTCTGTTAGAGATAAGGAAACGTTAAGAAAAAAATACACAGAAAATACAGATGAAACCTATCCCATCAAATTATTTGTAAAAGGCGAACCCTATACCTTATTAGGGCTTTTTAAAACGGATATTCATCTTTACGGTGTGGACGATCCTGCAAGAATATTCCTATTTGGAACGGATGGTTTAGGGCGAGATATTTTTTCGAGAATTGTCTTAGGTAGCCAGATATCATTGACCATACCCCTTGCAGGTGTTGCTATCAGTTTTATACTGGGGGTTGCAATAGGCAGTATATCCGGTTATTTTGGAGGCTTCGTCGATACCATTATTCAAAGAATTATTGAAGTGATACGTTCCTTTCCTACCTTACCCCTTTGGATGGCCTTATCAGCCGCAATACCACCTAGAATTCCTGTGGTAAAGATGTTTTTATTGATTACCATTATCTTGTCTTTTATACAATGGACAGGGTTAGCCAGAGTTGTCAGAAGTAAATTCATGTCCCTAAAAACAGAAGATTATATTTTGGCAGCCAAGGTTTCTGGGGTAAGCGATTTTAAAATTATTGTGACCCATATGATACCTGGATTTCTAAGTTATCTTGTGGTGAACATGACATTAGCTATCCCTGGGATGATTATTGGTGAAACATCCATGAGTTTCCTTGGGCTGGGTATTCGGCCACCAGCAACAAGTTGGGGTGTTCTATTACAAGAAGCTCAACAAGTACAAAATATAGCCCTTTATCCATGGAAGTTAATACCGCTGCTGTTTGTTGTACTTACTGTACTTGCATTTAACTTTTTTGGTGATGGTTTAAGGGATGCAGCAGACCCCTATAAATAA
- a CDS encoding ABC transporter ATP-binding protein, with the protein MSEHVLQIRNLNKNFYSKKKLFSKPIPPVKAVMDVSLEVKKGETLSIVGESGCGKTTLGRCIVRGIKADSGQVLYQVNEHEQVDFLKVNKQDYKRLRKDIQMIFQDPYSSLDPRMTVFDIIREPLKANFKLSKKEIEEKVRHIAQLVGLNVNYLRRYPHAFSGGQRQRIGIARALVTRPDIVVCDEAVSALDVSIQAQIINLLKDLQQELGITYIFIAHDLSVVEHISDRVAVMYLGNMIEIANTDDLFFSPKHPYTEALLSAVPKADPSQKMKRIILEGEVPSPINLPSGCLFHPRCRYCQDVCRQEIPKLREIGKEHQVACHFADALDLKGV; encoded by the coding sequence ATGTCTGAACATGTGTTGCAAATAAGAAATCTGAATAAAAACTTTTATTCAAAGAAAAAATTATTCAGCAAACCCATACCTCCTGTAAAAGCAGTCATGGATGTTTCTTTGGAAGTAAAAAAAGGAGAAACATTAAGCATCGTTGGTGAATCCGGTTGTGGTAAAACAACCCTTGGACGTTGTATCGTCAGGGGCATAAAGGCGGATTCTGGACAAGTATTATATCAAGTAAATGAGCATGAGCAAGTAGACTTTTTGAAGGTCAATAAGCAAGACTATAAACGGCTTCGAAAAGACATACAAATGATTTTTCAAGACCCTTATTCATCCTTAGACCCACGCATGACGGTATTCGATATTATTCGAGAGCCCCTAAAAGCCAATTTTAAATTATCTAAAAAAGAAATAGAGGAAAAAGTGAGACATATAGCCCAGTTAGTAGGGTTAAATGTAAACTATTTAAGACGATACCCACATGCTTTTTCAGGTGGTCAACGACAAAGAATCGGTATAGCTAGAGCATTGGTTACAAGACCGGATATTGTTGTTTGTGATGAAGCGGTTTCAGCATTAGATGTTTCCATTCAAGCACAAATTATCAATTTATTGAAAGACCTTCAACAAGAATTGGGCATTACCTATATTTTTATTGCCCATGATTTATCCGTGGTTGAACATATTTCAGATCGGGTTGCTGTCATGTATTTAGGTAATATGATTGAAATTGCCAATACGGATGATTTGTTCTTTTCACCTAAACACCCTTATACGGAAGCGCTGTTATCTGCTGTACCTAAGGCAGACCCAAGTCAGAAAATGAAAAGAATTATTCTAGAGGGTGAAGTACCAAGTCCCATTAACTTGCCATCAGGGTGTCTGTTTCATCCCCGGTGCCGTTATTGCCAAGACGTGTGTCGACAGGAAATACCCAAATTAAGAGAAATAGGTAAGGAGCATCAGGTTGCCTGTCATTTTGCTGATGCCTTAGATTTAAAAGGTGTTTGA
- a CDS encoding oligogalacturonate lyase family protein: MKKLHTNHLHRESTFTYPFETFEDTSTGKGYRRISPKGILAHYPYFYLNMFNQAGNTLLMILEHEGNRNIFLLDMEKETAKQVTFYHKSDGFQDFGPRFGPDGSTLIYVVHNQVVRLNIESGHVDVLYEPEVGWETYSVVDGSSDGQYLVTIDFLKSDYVNKDNSNWEDFMLQGQRGLRSKLLKIHIESKEVDMLLDTFYYEAYGLKKNQWLGHPQFKPGDNHMISYCHEGFGGTVDARIWLMNTITRDIHCPRKHTYEGEIISHEFFTHDGEKLGFVRIAHDDSDKGSLRFVNMNTFKEETIMDLPRCSHFITDAKDNYIIADADYPAKPYLYFIDINKKKTIPLLLHNSSMKSYGNTQDAHPHPVFTPDSNHILFVSDMEGYPAIYMASVEEFVREDKRNE, translated from the coding sequence ATGAAGAAATTACATACAAATCATTTACATCGTGAATCAACATTTACCTATCCATTTGAAACATTTGAAGATACAAGTACAGGAAAGGGCTATCGGCGAATTTCTCCTAAAGGCATACTTGCTCATTATCCTTATTTTTATTTAAACATGTTTAACCAAGCAGGCAACACACTCCTGATGATTTTAGAGCATGAAGGTAATAGAAATATATTTCTCTTAGATATGGAGAAGGAAACGGCTAAACAAGTCACTTTTTATCATAAAAGCGATGGGTTTCAAGATTTTGGACCAAGATTTGGACCAGATGGTTCCACCCTGATCTATGTTGTCCATAATCAGGTGGTTCGTTTAAACATAGAAAGTGGTCATGTGGACGTATTATATGAACCAGAAGTAGGCTGGGAAACTTATAGTGTTGTTGATGGTTCATCCGATGGGCAGTATTTAGTCACCATTGATTTTCTAAAATCAGATTATGTCAATAAAGATAACAGCAATTGGGAAGATTTTATGCTTCAAGGACAAAGAGGCTTAAGATCCAAGTTATTAAAGATACATATTGAATCTAAAGAAGTAGACATGTTATTGGACACTTTTTATTATGAAGCATATGGTTTAAAAAAGAATCAATGGTTAGGTCATCCTCAATTTAAGCCAGGGGACAATCATATGATATCTTATTGCCATGAAGGATTTGGTGGTACAGTAGATGCACGGATATGGTTAATGAATACCATCACGAGAGACATTCATTGTCCAAGAAAACATACCTATGAAGGGGAGATTATATCCCATGAATTTTTTACACATGATGGTGAAAAATTGGGCTTTGTGAGAATTGCTCATGATGATTCAGATAAAGGTAGCCTACGATTTGTTAATATGAATACATTTAAGGAAGAGACCATCATGGACTTACCCAGATGTTCACATTTTATAACCGATGCAAAGGATAACTATATCATTGCAGATGCAGATTACCCTGCAAAGCCTTATCTTTATTTTATTGATATAAACAAGAAAAAAACAATCCCATTACTGTTACACAATTCTTCAATGAAAAGTTATGGTAACACACAAGATGCACATCCCCATCCTGTATTTACGCCAGATAGTAACCATATCCTATTTGTTTCGGATATGGAAGGATATCCAGCCATTTATATGGCATCTGTTGAAGAATTCGTTAGAGAGGATAAAAGGAATGAATAA
- a CDS encoding ABC transporter permease, which yields MDIRKVIMVLKYIARRMIIMIPIILLVSMVVFFVIQLPPGDFVSTYIATLQEEGETVDMQIIEDLREQYGLDKPLYVQYYKWMKGILTEGDFGYSFSYNKPVLDVIGERMGITLLISSLTMLFTYLVAIPIGIYSALRQYSFGDYVATIIGFLGMATPNFLLAILLMFFSFKVFGDPMLGIMSAEYVDASWSLAKVFDLAKHLIIPVIVIGTGSTCGLIRVMRGQMLDELDQQYVLTGRSKGLSEKKIRNKYVVRAALNPIASSIGWSLTGIFTGSTITAIVLNLPTQGPVMYAALRSQDMYLAGSWLLMMAVLTVIGTLISDIMLAWLDPRIRLMDKRM from the coding sequence TTTTTGTGATACAACTGCCACCTGGTGATTTTGTATCAACATACATTGCGACGCTGCAAGAAGAAGGGGAAACAGTGGATATGCAGATCATCGAAGATCTGAGAGAACAGTATGGCTTGGATAAGCCTTTGTATGTGCAATATTATAAATGGATGAAAGGTATATTGACGGAGGGTGATTTTGGCTATTCGTTTTCTTATAATAAACCGGTGTTGGATGTCATCGGTGAGCGGATGGGTATCACGTTATTAATTTCATCCCTCACCATGCTGTTTACCTATCTCGTGGCTATTCCAATCGGTATTTATAGTGCGTTGCGTCAATATTCTTTTGGAGACTATGTTGCAACGATTATTGGATTTCTCGGTATGGCCACGCCTAACTTTCTCTTAGCTATTTTACTCATGTTTTTCTCGTTTAAGGTTTTTGGCGATCCCATGCTGGGTATCATGTCAGCAGAATATGTAGATGCCTCTTGGAGTCTTGCCAAAGTATTCGATTTAGCGAAACATCTTATTATTCCAGTCATTGTCATTGGTACAGGTAGTACATGTGGTTTGATTCGTGTCATGCGGGGACAGATGCTAGATGAACTGGATCAGCAATACGTTTTAACAGGACGTTCAAAAGGACTAAGTGAGAAAAAGATTAGAAATAAATATGTTGTCCGAGCAGCACTTAACCCCATTGCAAGCTCTATTGGGTGGTCATTAACAGGTATTTTTACAGGTTCTACCATAACAGCCATTGTACTTAATTTACCAACACAAGGTCCCGTTATGTATGCTGCCTTACGAAGTCAGGACATGTATCTTGCTGGAAGCTGGTTGTTAATGATGGCCGTATTAACCGTCATAGGAACGTTGATTTCAGATATTATGTTAGCTTGGTTGGACCCACGTATACGACTTATGGATAAGAGGATGTAG
- a CDS encoding AraC family transcriptional regulator, which translates to MKQTILYDEAYEYNIHFDQSTAVSLHFDYGTRYNRINMHFPHFHPNYEIYFLLNGNALHFVEGTVYDIQAHDFVLLKPYRLHKTSYFEKTPCKRLVFTFDSALFDKLFPEASQAFKEPFNAQQPVFRFGEEITHAFIELFNNMYKTSKEQKPTSHVLILSYFIQLLAKLTDFRRSNKYFIGSNNNSSLVNKIYEITSYIHTHYKENLTLASLSKKFYISPHYLSRQFKSVTTFTLIQYIQETRIKKAQELLLDTDLKIIEIIDACGFGSLSQFNRVFNKLVHCSPSSYRSENKLHD; encoded by the coding sequence ATGAAACAAACGATTCTGTATGATGAAGCCTATGAGTATAATATTCATTTTGATCAGTCAACGGCAGTTAGTCTGCATTTTGATTATGGCACACGCTACAACAGGATTAATATGCATTTTCCACATTTTCATCCTAATTATGAGATTTACTTTTTGCTTAATGGAAATGCACTTCATTTTGTGGAAGGTACTGTCTATGATATTCAGGCTCATGATTTTGTACTTCTTAAACCCTATCGCTTACACAAAACCAGCTATTTTGAAAAAACGCCCTGTAAAAGACTGGTTTTTACATTTGACTCAGCTTTATTTGACAAACTCTTTCCTGAGGCCAGCCAAGCCTTCAAAGAGCCTTTTAATGCGCAACAACCGGTTTTTCGTTTTGGTGAAGAGATTACCCATGCATTTATTGAGTTATTTAATAACATGTACAAAACCTCCAAAGAACAGAAACCAACCAGTCATGTCCTCATATTGAGTTACTTTATACAACTGTTAGCTAAACTGACGGATTTTCGTCGTTCAAATAAATATTTTATTGGGTCCAATAACAATAGTTCCTTGGTCAATAAAATATATGAAATAACGTCCTACATACATACTCACTATAAAGAGAATTTAACATTGGCATCTTTATCAAAGAAATTTTATATCAGCCCTCATTATTTATCACGGCAATTTAAGTCCGTTACGACCTTTACTTTAATCCAATATATTCAAGAAACGAGAATCAAAAAGGCTCAGGAATTATTGTTAGATACGGATCTTAAGATAATAGAAATTATCGATGCTTGTGGTTTTGGAAGCTTGTCACAGTTTAACCGTGTATTTAATAAGCTTGTTCATTGTTCACCTTCTTCATACCGAAGTGAGAATAAGCTTCATGACTAA
- a CDS encoding glycoside hydrolase family 88/105 protein: MNKHNEKLKKQLFEKLDRLGRSFEPFLYESNMNVVQSLTKLGYQEDDIRRIELFDWFQGVGLYGYYKMYALTGNRKHLETIIKYFDIRIEDGLPPKNINAMAPMLTLLCLTENPHVDPSKKNVYVEICKEWANWLYEKHPRTHEGGLSHLTCEADNAQELWDDTLFMSVLFLAKAGVVWHKPHYIDEAIYQFLLHSKYLLNKETGFWYHGWTFDGYHNFVKAQWARGNSWITIFIPEFLDICKDYAISQSVYRYMINILTKQLEALCKVQDQSGLWHTLLDHKQSYVETSASAGFTYGIFKAMNSAIIDHDQAKDKYTTCAMKATDGVLTYINEEGVLEQVSGGTAMGKDSLDFYLNIPIEPKPYGQAMAMLACVEALDFLERNDCNDS, translated from the coding sequence ATGAATAAACATAATGAAAAGTTAAAAAAACAATTATTTGAAAAACTTGACCGATTGGGAAGGTCATTTGAGCCTTTTCTATATGAATCCAATATGAACGTGGTACAATCCTTGACCAAGTTGGGGTATCAAGAAGATGATATTCGCCGTATCGAACTATTTGATTGGTTTCAAGGTGTAGGGTTATATGGTTATTATAAAATGTATGCACTAACAGGTAATCGGAAACATCTGGAGACAATCATAAAATATTTTGACATAAGGATTGAAGATGGATTGCCACCTAAAAATATTAATGCCATGGCACCCATGCTAACGTTGCTTTGCCTAACAGAAAACCCACATGTTGACCCTTCAAAAAAGAACGTGTATGTAGAAATATGTAAGGAATGGGCAAATTGGCTGTATGAAAAACATCCAAGAACCCATGAAGGAGGCTTATCCCATTTAACCTGTGAAGCTGATAACGCACAAGAATTATGGGATGATACGTTGTTTATGTCCGTATTATTCTTAGCAAAAGCAGGTGTGGTGTGGCATAAGCCCCACTATATTGATGAAGCAATCTATCAATTTTTATTACATAGTAAATACCTTCTTAATAAAGAAACAGGTTTTTGGTACCATGGGTGGACTTTTGATGGTTATCACAATTTTGTTAAGGCACAATGGGCAAGAGGTAACTCATGGATTACCATTTTTATTCCAGAATTTCTGGATATCTGTAAAGACTATGCCATCAGTCAATCGGTATATCGATACATGATTAACATCCTTACAAAACAACTTGAAGCATTATGCAAGGTACAGGATCAGTCTGGATTATGGCATACGTTATTAGATCATAAGCAGTCGTATGTGGAAACAAGTGCTTCAGCTGGGTTTACCTATGGTATCTTCAAAGCAATGAATAGTGCTATCATAGATCACGACCAAGCTAAAGATAAATACACCACCTGTGCCATGAAAGCAACAGATGGCGTATTGACTTACATCAATGAGGAAGGTGTTTTAGAACAAGTATCCGGAGGAACTGCAATGGGAAAAGATAGTTTGGATTTTTACTTAAATATACCCATTGAACCCAAACCTTACGGTCAAGCAATGGCCATGTTAGCATGTGTTGAAGCACTAGACTTTTTAGAAAGGAATGATTGCAATGATTCATAG
- a CDS encoding sugar phosphate isomerase/epimerase family protein codes for MIHSIGIRASDFGKLESDQLAKIVRKNNLNSVQLPLHKAIKGIDSISDYIAKETLQMIANHFKRECVSIAVLGCYLNYAHPNKRIREQHLETFKNHIAYANDLDARVIGTETGSVLADYAFHPDNHTKEAYLVFARSLEALLIEAQEKEVTIAIEGVADHIIHSNKKMKQIIKDMQSKYVKVILDPVNLLTSDNYLMQESVLKEAFDLFGDDVLIVHSKDFRVQENKIIETYHGTGDYNFSYLVEAVSSSSQSIDILLENTNVKDLENILTLFQ; via the coding sequence ATGATTCATAGTATAGGTATACGTGCCAGTGATTTTGGAAAACTTGAGAGTGATCAATTAGCAAAGATCGTTAGAAAAAATAATCTGAATTCGGTCCAATTGCCACTCCATAAGGCGATTAAAGGCATTGATAGTATCAGCGATTATATAGCAAAAGAAACGTTGCAAATGATAGCCAATCATTTTAAAAGGGAATGCGTCTCAATTGCTGTACTAGGTTGTTATCTGAATTATGCACACCCCAATAAAAGAATACGTGAACAACATCTAGAAACATTCAAAAACCATATAGCATATGCTAATGATTTGGATGCGCGTGTTATTGGTACGGAGACAGGATCAGTTTTAGCTGACTACGCCTTTCATCCAGATAATCATACCAAAGAAGCTTATTTAGTATTTGCAAGAAGTTTGGAAGCTTTATTGATAGAAGCGCAAGAAAAGGAAGTCACGATTGCTATTGAGGGCGTCGCAGATCATATCATTCATTCGAATAAAAAGATGAAACAAATTATAAAAGATATGCAGTCAAAATATGTGAAGGTGATTTTGGACCCTGTCAATTTATTGACAAGTGACAATTATTTAATGCAAGAATCTGTTCTAAAAGAGGCATTTGATTTGTTTGGAGATGATGTTTTAATTGTTCATTCAAAAGATTTTAGGGTTCAGGAGAACAAAATTATCGAAACATATCATGGTACGGGAGATTATAATTTTTCATATTTAGTCGAGGCGGTTTCAAGTTCGTCTCAATCCATTGATATTTTATTAGAAAATACGAACGTTAAAGATTTAGAGAATATCTTAACCTTATTTCAATAA